The following proteins are encoded in a genomic region of Drosophila miranda strain MSH22 chromosome 4, D.miranda_PacBio2.1, whole genome shotgun sequence:
- the LOC117189138 gene encoding sarcolemmal membrane-associated protein-like: MDSTNTMKTEQDLVQSMEREKHELETADSNNEDESDENQENNNVEGSDSNTNTLQGTSTPDRRMASQLPASSQVLQMTLNSVLNANNTAVGGGVSSASSLFTSLGGHNNGVMQREQREADYGTLLVAQTQTPGLALSLSSTDLNMSPETTSEAVTAKGEAKIVLQCEAKSHKFETRSILLQPNQECKVGRLIAKSKASEENAIFDCKVLTRNHAILWYTQDGRFWVKDTKSSNGTFINDNKLGNDPAELHFGDTVKFGVEVIENSRQEVHGCIIARVTLFMPDGREAISIDSDQLQLLGPNRISFDEIQRLNSFLQEAAQREKTLKAKLNSLQGVLDATRKNSAMCWQSMITEDQLIHKINLLEKKLQMMEKNVPENALRNEVVKMLEDKTTYQLTAKEALRKVYQERCDAMQALSRAQLANETSENDCVLLRAQIGTSKQTLQDFNARLEKLQQEYMDYKKESLRQQQEAKEQEEQRLEQQKEQLEREMDDLRLQVVRLQKTIDEHDSEQKLQEQSVLQQLDAAIPDDDDDEYEDNSDDESMDEAQEKDSAVEQAFDMETKDQATTGPGNRKTKTSNQKIEFDNKKKVIRRSQVKKLLQNSDLNRGALGADVLKAILNDVGSEDEDQEQNEEIDVQELNMRPELSAGIKREAAKAASDEFIHNSPKHARLNGIDEMLEHPNSQSQPVGLMHKLKSQETLVRDEEIPNIEPDFPTDQAIEMLQEECDSYKQKTVLLTSDIHSLKEQMDNLKQQLEQEINRNAHTEQPKTETEAKDESEAEADADNEPRQASGQDKSLCLDTENAWDEDLAAINDSQVVREEELIVYKERLEQSESSNVQLNNEILQLRLKLKHEEPQNQLLLYRLVPLGCLALACLIYFLSIRI; this comes from the exons ATGGACTCGACAAACACAATGAAGACGGAGCAGGATCTTGTTCAGTCCATGGAGAGGGAGAAGCACGAGCTGGAGACGGCGGACAGCAATAATGAGGACGAGTCGGACGAGAACCAGGAGAACAATAATGTGGAGGGCTCCGACTCAAACACTAACACATTGCAGGGTACAAGCACTCCAGACCGTCGCATGGCGTCCCAACTGCCTGCATCCAGCCAGGTGCTACAGATGACACTGAATTCGGTTCTCAACGCCAACAACACGGCTGTGGGTGGGGGTGTTTCATCGGCCAGCAGTCTTTTCACGTCATTGGGCGGACACAACAACGGGGTCATGCAAAGAGAGCAGAGGGAGGCGGACTACGGGACACTGTTGGTagcacagacacagacaccgGGATTGGCATTATCATTGTCATCCACTGATCTAAACATGAGCCCGGAGACGACTTCGGAAGCAGTCACGGCTAAGGGCGAAGCCAAAATTGTGCTGCAGTGCGAGGCAAAGTCGCACAAGTTTGAGACGCGGTCCATTCTGCTGCAGCCGAACCAGGAGTGCAAGGTTGGCCGTCTGATAGCCAAGAGTAAGGCCAGCGAGGAAAACGCGATCTTTGACTGCAAGGTCTTGACCCGCAATCACGCGATACTCTGGTACACACAGGACGGCCGGTTCTGGGTCAAAGATACCAAGTCCAGCAATGGCACCTTCATCAACGACAACAAACTGGGCAATGATCCGGCCGAGCTTCACTTCGGCGACACGGTCAAGTTTGGCGTGGAGGTTATCGAGAACTCGCGACAGGAGGTGCATGGCTGCATCATAGCCAGGGTGACACTGTTCATGCCCGATGGCAGGGAGGCCATCTCAATCGATTCGGatcagctgcagctgctgggACCCAATAGAATTAGTTTCGACGAGATTCAGCGCCTCAACTCATTTCTCCAGGAAGCCGCGCAGAGGGAGAAGACCCTCAAGGCGAAATTGAACAGTTTGCAGGGGGTGCTCGACGCCACGCGCAAGAACTCGGCCATGTGCTGGCAGAGCATGATAACCGAGGACCAGCTGATTCACAAGATCAACCTTCTGGAGAAGAAACTGCAGATGATGGAGAAAAATGTCCCAGAAAATGCGCTGCGTAACGAG GTTGTAAAGATGCTGGAGGACAAGACAACGTATCAATTAACTGCCAAAGAGGCTCTGCGCAAGGTGTACCAAGAGCGCTGCGATGCTATGCAAGCACTGTCGAGGGCACAGTTGGCGAATGAGACCTCTGAAAATGATTGCGTACTACTGCGTGCTCAGATCGGTACATCGAAGCAGACGCTGCAGGACTTCAATGCGCGGCTCGAGAAGCTTCAGCAGGAGTACATGGACTACAAGAAGGAGTCGCTGCGTCAGCAACAGGAGGCTAAGGAACAGGAGGAACAGCGGTtggagcagcagaaggaacaACTGGAGCGTGAGATGGACGACCTGCGTCTGCAGGTGGTCCGACTCCAGAAAACCATAGACGAGCATGACAGCGAACAGAAGCTTCAAGAGCAGAGTGTCTTGCAGCAGCTGGACGCGGCTAttcccgacgatgacgatgatgaatATGAGGACAACAGCGACGACGAAAGTATGGACGAGGCGCAGGAAAAGGACTCAGCCGTAGAGCAAGCTTTTGACATGGAAACGAAAGATCAAGCAACGACAGGGCCTGGAAATCGGAAG ACTAAAACGTCCAATCAAAAGATCGAGTTTGATAACAAGAAAAAGGTGATTCGCAGATCGCAGGTGAAGAAGTTGCTACAAAACTCAGATCTCAACAGAGGCGCATTAGGCGCCGATGTGCTGAAGGCTATCCTTAACGACGTCGGCTCCGAAGATGAGGATCAGGAGCAGAATGAAGAGATCGATGTGCAGGAATTAAACATGCGACCTGAGCTTAGTGCGGGCATTAAGCGAGAGGCGGCAAAAGCTGCTAGCGACGAATTCATTCACAATTCGCCGAAGCATGCGCGTCTGAATGGCATTGATGAAATGCTGGAGCATCCGAATAGCCAATCGCAACCTGTAGGCTTGATGCACAAGTTGAAAAGCCAAGAGACGCTGGTGCGCGATGAGGAGATTCCAAATATTGAACCTGATTTCCCCACAGATCAGGCTATCGAAATGCTGCAGGAGGAATGTGATAGTTACAAACAGAAGACGGTATTGCTAACCAGCGACATTCACTCTCTGAAAGAGCAGATGGACAATTTAAAGCAGCAACTTGAGCAGGAAATTAATCGTAACGCCCATACAGAGCAGCCTAAAACGGAGACAGAAGCAAAGGATGAGtcggaggcagaggcagacgCAGACAATGAGCCGCGTCAGGCGTCTGGCCAGGACAAGAGTCTTTGCCTGGACACTGAAAACGCCTGGGACGAGGACCTCGCAGCCATAAACGACTCGCAGGTGGTACGCGAGGAGGAGCTAATTGTCTACAAGGAACGCCTAGAACAATCTGAGAGTAGCAATGTACAGCTTAACAATGAAATCTTACAGCTTCGTCTCAAGCTGAAACATGAGGAGCCCCAAAATCAGCTACTTCTGTACCGGCTCGTGCCTTTGGGCTGCCTTGCTCTTGCTTGCCTCATCTACTTCCTCTCCATTCGCATCTAG